The Capsicum annuum cultivar UCD-10X-F1 chromosome 1, UCD10Xv1.1, whole genome shotgun sequence sequence TTTTCTATCCTCTTTGTACCTTCAATATTTTATATGAAGAAACTAGCTTATAaaacactacaacaacaacaacatacacagtgtattcctacatagtggggtctggggagggtaaaatgtacgcagtccataccactacctctgaagaagtagagaggctgttcccgatagaccccggctcaggCCAAAAGACAATAAAAACTAAAAGGATCCGTTATTTCCTCGTGATTGAAACTAGGAACCACTGAATGAGACTATGTTTTTGTCTCACTTTTGATCATCGCATCCGAGCCTTGAGTCCttagaaatataagagaaaactGGAAGTCACTTTTCAAATATTTGTTGTATTTAAATATTTAACAAACATCAACTTCTTAACAGCCATTGACATCAACAAAATTACCCTCTAACGTTTCTTGGTTCCTCTATATGACGTATTGAACATCAATTTTCACCAGGTAACAAATTCAAGATAAGTTCAGAGTACAACCTTTCTTTCTTCTGCAATTTTATTGTTAGCAGCTGCAGCAAGCCTCGGTGCATGTAGCTCATCCTCCGAACAGTTAGCTAAAATGAACTTGTCAGCCTTTTTTGCAGCTGCTTCCTTAGCTGctttttcctataaatatttaTCAGCAAGCTCACTCAGAAGGAGGAGGGGAACGGCAGGTGAAGAGGTTAGTGTGGACTACTGTTTTTGTGATGAGAAAAGTCGTCGTGAAGATGGAACAGAGGGAGCAAAGTGTATCAACACACCCGTTGCTTAACCACAGTCAACTTAGTAGGAGAAACCAAAGACGCATCAAACTCCATAATTAAGAAAAACAAATTGATCTAACATAACAAGATCTCTCTATTATAACTGCTAATAGTAACTCATGGACCAATAGTATATTCATTCAAGTACTTGTTAATATGTTGAGATAAGCATCTAGTACCNNNNNNNNNNNNNNNNNNNNNNNNNNNNNNNNNNNNNNNNNNNNNNNNNNNNNNNNNNNNNNNNNNNNNNNNNNNNNNNNNNNNNNNNNNNNNNNNNNNNNNNNNNNNNNNNNNNNNNNNNNNNNNNNNNNNNNNNNNNNNNNNNNNNNNNNNNNNNNNNNNNNNNNNNNNNNNNNNNNNNNNNNNNNNNNNNNNNNNNNNNNNNNNNNNNNNNNNNNNNNNNNNNNNNNNNNNNNNNNNNNNNNNNNNNNNNNNNNNNNNNNNNNNNNNNNNNNNNNNNNNNNNNNNNNNNNNNNNNNNNNNNNNNNNNNNNNNNNNNNNNNNNNNNNNNNNNNNNNNNNNNNNNNNNNNNNNNNNNNNNNNNNNNNNNNNNNNNNNNNNNNNNNNNNNNNNNNNNNNNNNNNNNNNNNNNNNNNNNNNNNNNNNNNNNNNNNNNNNNNNNNNNNNNNNNNNNNNNNNNNNNNNNNNNNNNNNNNNNNNNNNNNNNNNNNNNNNNNNNNNNNNNNNNNNNNNNNNNNNNNNNNNNNNNNNNNNNNNNNNNNNNNNNNNNNNNNNNNNNNNNNNNNNNNNNNNNNNNNNNNNNNNNNNNNNNNNNNNNNNNNNNNNNNNNNNNNNNNNNNNNNNNNNNNNNNNNNNNNNNNNNNNNNNNNNNNNNNNNNNNNNNNNNNNNNNNNNNNNNNNNNNNNNNNNNNNNNNNNNNNNNNNNNNNNNNNNNNNNNNNNNNNNNNNNNNNNNNNNNNNNNNNNNNNNNNNNNNNNNNNNNNNNNNNNNNNNNNNNNNNNNNNNNNNNNNNNNNNNNNNNNNNNNNNNNNNNNNNNNNNNNNNNNNNNNNNNNNNNNNNNNNNNNNNNNNNNNNNNNNNNNNNNNNNNNNNNNNNNNNNNNNNNNNNNNNNNNNNNNNNNNNNNNNNNNNNNNNNNNNNNNNNNNNNNNNNNNNNNNNNNNNNNNNNNNNNNNNNNNNNNNNNNNNNNNNNNNNNNNNNNNNNNNNNNNNNNNNNNNNNNNNNNNNNNNNNNNNNNNNNNNNNNNNNNNNNNNNNNNNNNNNNNNNNNNNNNNNNNNNNNNNNNNNNNNNNNNNNNNNNNNNNNNNNNNNNNNNNNNNNNNNNNNNNNNNNNNNNNNNNNNNNNNNNNNNNNNNNNNNNNNNNNNNNNNNNNNNNNNNNNNNNNNNNNNNNNNNNNNNNNNNNNNNNNNNNNNNNNNNNNNNNNNNNNNNNNNNNNNNNNNNNNNNNNNNNNNNNNNNNNNNNNNNNNNNNNNNNNNNNNNNNNNNNNNNNNNNNNNNNNNNNNNNNNNNNNNNNNNNNNNNNNNNNNNNNNNNNNNNNNNNNNNNNNNNNNNNNNNNNNNNNNNNNNNNNNNNNNNNNNNNNNNNNNNNNNNNNNNNNNNNNNNNNNNNNNNNNNNNNNNNNNNNNNNNNNNNNNNNNNNNNNNNNNNNNNNNNNNNNNNNNNNNNNNNNNNNNNNNNNNNNNNNNNNNNNNNNNNNNNNNNNNNNNNNNNNNNNNNNNNNNNNNNNNNNNNNNNNNNNNNNNNNNNNNNNNNNNNNNNNNNNNNNNNNNNNNNNNNNNNNNNNNNNNNNNNNNNNNNNNNNNNNNNNNNNNNNNNNNNNNNNNNNNNNNNNNNNNNNNNNNNNNNNNNNNNNNNNNNNNNNNNNNNNNNNNNNNNNNNNNNNNNNNNNNNNNNNNNNNNNNNNNNNNNNNNNNNNNNNNNNNNNNNNNNNNNNNNNNNNNNNNNNNNNNNNNNNNNNNNNNNNNNNNNNNNNNNNNNNNNNNNNNNNNNNNNNNNNNNNNNNNNNNNNNNNNNNNNNNNNNNNNNNNNNNNNNNNNNNNNNNNNNNNNNNNNNNNNNNNNNNNNNNNNNNNNNNNNNNNNNNNNNNNNNNNNNNNNNNNNNNNNNNNNNNNNNNNNNNNNNNNNNNNNNNNNNNNNNNNNNNNNNNNNNNNNNNNNNNNNNNNNNNNNNNNNNNNNNNNNNNNNNNNNNNNNNNNNNNNNNNNNNNNNNNNNNNNNNNNNNNNNNNNNNNNNNNNNNNNNNNNNNNNNNNNNNNNNNNNNNNNNNNNNNNNNNNNNNNNNNNNNNNNNNNNNNNNNNNNNNNNNNNNNNNNNNNNNNNNNNNNNNNNNNNNNNNNNNNNNNNNNNNNNNNNNNNNNNNNNNNNNNNNNNNNNNNNNNNNNNNNNNNNNNNNNNNNNNNNNNNNNNNNNNNNNNNNNNNNNNNNNNNNNNNNNNNNNNNNNNNNNNNNNNNNNNNNNNNNNNNNNNNNNNNNNNNNNNNNNNNNNNNNNNNNNNNNNNNNNNNNNNNNNNNNNNNNNNNNNNNNNNNNNNNNNNNNNNNNNNNNNNNNNNNNNNNNNNNNNNNNNNNNNNNNNNNNNNNNNNNNNNNNNNNNNNNNNNNNNNNNNNNNNNNNNNNNNNNNNNNNNNNNNNNNNNNNNNNNNNNNNNNNNNNNNNNNNNNNNNNNNNNNNNNNNNNNNNNNNNNNNNNNNNNNNNNNNNNNNNNNNNNNNNNNNNNNNNNNNNNNNNNNNNNNNNNNNNNNNNNNNNNNNNNNNNNNNNNNNNNNNNNNNNNNNNNNNNNNNNNNNNNNNNNNNNNNNNNNNNNNNNNNNNNNNNNNNNNNNNNNNNNNNNNNNNNNNNNNNNNNNNNNNNNNNNNNNNNNNNNNNNNNNNNNNNNNNNNNNNNNNNNNNNNNNNNNNNNNNNNNNNNNNNNNNNNNNNNNNNNNNNNNNNNNNNNNNNNNNNNNNNNNNNNNNNNNNNNNNNNNNNNNNNNNNNNNNNNNNNNNNNNNNNNNNNNNNNNNNNNNNNNNNNNNNNNNNNNNNNNNNNNNNNNNNNNNNNNNNNNNNNNNNNNNNNNNNNNNNNNNNNNNNNNNNNNNNNNNNNNNNNNNNNNNNNNNNNNNNNNNNNNNNNNNNNNNNNNNNNNNNNNNNNNNNNNNNNNNNNNNNNNNNNNNNNNNNNNNNNNNNNNNNNNNNNNNNNNNNNNNNNNNNNNNNNNNNNNNNNNNNNNNNNNNNNNNNGGTACTAgattaatatatttataaatccTAAGACCACTATATGACCTTACGATCTACAAGTTTACATGGTGATTTGCAAAGAAATTAACTGAATCACCTCATATTCCGGGTTCATTTTTTCCCAAATGATCTTCTTACTGAGCTTCGCCTCCTCGCCGAGAAGATAAACGTCAATCTGACAGAAATGCCAGCACAGAGTAACAACCATGACAGGTTAGTGAACCAGGAAATACATGTCCAAGTATTGAGCAACTAAATCCAGTTGGCACAGGTAAACATTCTATTGAAGTAGAATAGTTTTCCATATATTTGCTAACAAATTgttataatatagtaaaaaatggATCTCGGGCCTAACTCAATACCAAACGCTTGCTCAAGATGTGAGATTTTTCCAAGCCATATTGAAGAGACCACCCATCGCTTATATGGCCGACGTGGGACTCTTCACAAATATAAAGTTCACTTATTATGGATGATACTTCTTTCCAAGCAAAGGATGAAGCGTAGAGCCGCTAGTATCATATTATCATTTGCTAAGTATCATGCGATGAGGTATGCATGATACAGTGTGGCAAGATGAAATCCGTCAAAAGTTACAGCTTTTGCACTAGGCTGCCATAGATCGTTAAATAAAACTTGCAAGGATCACGACCAGTGGAGTTACCCCCTACTAAATGAAAACCAACATCGAAGTAGCAAACCTCAACATCATCGATATCAGGAAAGTTCAATGAATCGTCATTATCATCAGGACCCATATAATCCATGCCGTGTACATATCACAAGTCACATTATGCTCTACGGGTGCCCctgaaattgagagaaaaataatttactGTATGGTTTTGATCCAGAACTCTCTACCAACATTCTAACTccagaagaaaataaaatttacctATTTGCTCAGATCCTGATATCTGCACATTTTTACTCCCCATCGCACTCTCAGTGTTCCCTCCCTCTTCAGGCTAATCatcaaccaaaataaaataaaaagagaatacATAAGGCATGGCATTATTCAGAAAGCAAAATAATTTACTGCATATTTCCAATAAACACCAATTAGATTCAAGATTTTGGCACTACCGGTATCATGGGATTGCCTACGGAAAGAAGAAATCTAGGAATTTAATCTAAAGAAGTGTCTAAGCAGAAATCGTCTTCTCCCTACACTTGCTCTATTTTCTTATCTGCTCTTTTCTTGCAAATGTATCCTTCCGTATCAAAACTTTAACCTGACTTGTGTCCTTTCCAACAACCAAAGTCCAAAAGCATTCTTTAAAGCATAAAATTCTACTTTACACCTACAAGGTAATAATGCTTTGGATAAGTAGTAGCTCCAGTGATTACCTCAGTGCCATTGTTCTCCACCTCATTCGACATGGAAAATTTTGAATCCTCGGCAGCTCTCTTTGCAGCTAATCTTTCCCTCTCAGCATGTTGGAAGGCTGGAGGTTCAGATCCTCCATCAAGCCCACCAGAAAGTTTTACAAACTGCAAACACATTCATGAACATTACATATGATTAAACAATACTAATAAAAACTTAAGAGGTCAGGGTACCAAGTAATTACATCACTGTAACAACGTTCACAACGACCATGAGCAAAGGGCACCGTAACATTTTTTTTGTGTTCACATAGCACTTCTGTGATTCCAGATCCTTTTGACCCCAAACAAAATTGTGGGGTCAGCATCTCTTCTTTCTCAAGCTCCTCGGCTCTTGCATTGAACTCCTCAATCTAGTTGCAAGTTAGAAGTAATAGTAAAAAACTCGGAAATGAAATTTTTGGCTAACAAGCCATCACCACAGAGGCAACTTGCATCAAACTCCAACGTTAATGTGTCAACAGTTGAAACTTTAGATTCCCAGGCAAAGTTTTCTGACTATCAACAATATAATCCACCAAGCACATCAAGCTAATAAAAAATAGCACATCACTAGGTGATGACTTCTCCTGTACATGAGCATAAATTTCCTTGAAACCTGAGGCCCTAGCCCATGGACAAGTTCTTTTAAAGATTCCACTTGTTGAACAGGACGAGAAAAAAAGAAGGGAGGAGCCAAAGGCCggtgaaattaaaaattttccaGAGTGCAGGTATTGAGTGGCTTCATGACATACTAGAATCTAGTGACACCGTGACAGCTGTAGCCTAGATGATAGATTTTATTTGCTCCTTTTTTTTGGGTCTTTTGTTAACAGATGAATTTCTCTATGAAGAGGATTAAGAAACATAGATACTCATTAGTAGAGGCAAAGTTGTCAGCCTCTCTCTCAATGACATCAGTACACATCCCCCTTTACTTTGATGCGTATGAACTCCATAAGTTTTACGATATTGGTTCCAGCATGAGTACCAAATTACGTTATACACCATGTCCATGAACAGGAGTAAGCACCTCACAATACTACATTGCTTTTTAAGACTCTTATATAATAGCTGTAACCCTTCGCAGAAAAATATAAGGACCTGCAGACATGCTTAAATACATGTGATACATGCAAGTGAAGCTATTCAAACaaagaatattaaaatatcaGCAGTGCTCATCCTACCAACTTTGGGTACATACCGTTAAGCTCCCAGATTCTGTGTTTTCAAATTCTATCAAACGCTTGGTCAATGTTGCTTCACATATATGTACCACTTTGATCTGTTGaccaaaagaataaagaaaatggGAAAAGGAAATATTATGTTACTTGTGCTATttgaccataaaaaattaaatgtgaGAGTCGCGCAAGTGTTTGTGCTACATAGGCTTGAATATAAAATATGTCAAGAAAGTAGAACGAGAACACAGTTGTCAAAGTTCAACGACAAGAAAAATTCCACACTCTTTGACCAAGAAAGAAGTAGTCCGTGAAAACTAGCTAAAACGTGGAAGAGTTTCACAAAGCAGACTAAAACTCTTTTGTATATGAAGTTAGTTGTTTCATAAGAAGGCATCAAGCAGATTCAAAGCCTACAAAAGAGAGATTAGGTCAACCCAGATACACAAAAGACTAGGAAACGTAACTTCCACGCACATTATCTTACTTTCGGATGAACATAAGTTGTACGCGGAACAAAACTTAAATCACGAAGCCTGTCTATAAAGAAATCTGAATTCTGACCATCAATATAAAGGAAATCTAGAAAGACCACTTACAATTTCTGATTTAGAACAATTCAGTCCATGTGAAAGAGCAGAAATGTACAATGCAGCTCCACATACCCCACTTGGCTTTCTCCCTGTTTATAGACAATTTATGGATTTGTGCAAAAATTTAACAATCAAGTTCTGTAGAATTACTCCAGTAACTTACATATAAGGTATACGCAAAGAAAAATCATGTATAACCTGCATCCAATCACGCTTCATGCTGGCCACAATGTGAAGTGCAGTTCGAGAAATATTTGGCTTCCCTCCGCCAaataaacctacattataaattGAAAGTCTTTACTGATGGACTCCAACAAGCTAATAGCAACACAATATTgagtgaaaaatataaaaacaaatacagactaggaaagaaaaaaatagaagtaaaagGCGACATAGTAAGGTGTAATAGCCAAGACGCCCAACAGGTACAACAAATAAGTTTCTGGATTAACAGGAAGAAAACCAAAAGGAAGAGGGAGTTCTTTTGCACATaccaataaaataaaaagctGCGGGTTACTGTGCAGAAAAATTGAGGTAACATGTGTTTTACATATGAAAATAGGATACTAGATCAGAAGAACATGAGAGGGATGGAATGAGGTCTGGCTCAtctttattttgaagaaaaagcAATTCCATTCAGAAAATCAAAGATGAACTGCCTCAGCCTTTTTCATTTTTGGTGTAAGCAGGAACTAATGGGGTACATATATAGGTGATTTAAGCAAAGTGTAAGATAGTAGATGTACAAAGGACCTCTCATGCTCCTTTTTCGTGAATGTAACTATTTCCCTCGGCACCTTTGGTCGTGTTGAATTTTGGATATGAAATACGAGTTACCTTTAATAGACCACTTTTTGACAAGTTAATTCATTTGGGCGTTTGCTGCCTGCTTACCATACCTCTCAGGGTGAGTCTTAAATTACCATAAATCTCCCACTAGACTTGTTGGCGTATAAGTTTTATAGCTCCATGACTCCATTCTCAAACTGCTCATCTGATACAAGTGTTCACAACTCATGATATCATCATTTATCATTGCCTATCTTTTTTGATAGAAGATATTTGTTTCCCCTAGAGCATTATCACCTACATActacttgaaaaatatatttagttcATTCCCCTCAAGTAGCATTAGGAGCCACTATCTATTTCCgtattttttttgacaaattcTCCGCTTTCAAAGGCGTTCATTCTTCCATCATCCAAATATAATGACACATGAAATCATGGTGTATAACACCTTTGATTGCCAAGGTGTTTAACAGTTTAAAGCATGcaattaaatatatttgtttgtgtgCTTCCGTGACTAGATAGTATTATCCTGCCCTTGGATGGTAATATCACATCTTTTTATTCCCTACTCCCCCTTTCACAATTGCAATGTGTTATATACCATCTGAAAGCTTGTGCGCAACTTTACCTTGTAATGTCTAACAAACTCTGATTTATATCATTCATCAATCACATGCTGCTCAATACCAAATGAGTTACATCGGCTATATGAATCATCTGTACTCATTCAATTCTATTTGGGAAACATTCATTTTAATActaaataattttgttttttagGCAAATCAGAGATTCTGAGAATCACCTATATATTCCTACACTGACATACAAGCCTCTAGCAAACTAAAAGGAGTTAAGAGACATAAACTATGATGCTTTAGTCCCAATTAGTTAGTATCGCCTATATAGATTTTTACTTCCATATGATCTACTCTTAGATTTATACGCATTGATGTGAGAGATCATAGGTCTTTTGAAAAGATCCCTTCCATTTATATGGTGGATAACGTTCCAGAACAGGCAGAAAAACCATGCTTGCAGACGAAAATCCTTATGAATCGAGATCTTTAGACTTCTCAAAATGGAAATCCAAAATGTAATCACGAAAGGAAATggaaagtaaaaaatatatagactTTCATTACGATGTTGGTACCTGAGGCAAGGTGGTCACAACAAAGAAGCAAAGATTAAAATTAACCAGCAAATCAAATCTAGAAAAATACTTACGATCAGCGAATCGATGAATGAAAAGGCTAGGGTCCACAGGTTTTTGAATAAATGCGTGATTTACAATGCTTAGAAGTTTGCAAAGCTGTAAGAAAACAACACCTAAAATATACCTGCATTTCATGAGAGAAAATGGTTGAACAGGTTTCGATTGCCATAATAAAGAGAGTGATTAGGTAAATGTTTTCCCAAACTGCCCAACTTTAGGCATAATCCTTCATGTATGACAAAAATACAACAAGACATCCTAGATTAGGATATTGTTATAGATTTTAAG is a genomic window containing:
- the LOC107847382 gene encoding transcription factor IIIB 90 kDa subunit gives rise to the protein MVYCDYCGERISRPNYEDGRRCCSICGRILEEVDISSDLTFVKDAAGRSQLAGKFIPSIQSGYSASRERTLANAKRGIEDMMTALGIGGGESIANPALSLYKIAVERDFTRGRRKVQVEAACLYIECRVQKKPFLLIDFSEYLSINVYILGVVFLQLCKLLSIVNHAFIQKPVDPSLFIHRFADRLFGGGKPNISRTALHIVASMKRDWMQTGRKPSGVCGAALYISALSHGLNCSKSEIIKVVHICEATLTKRLIEFENTESGSLTIEEFNARAEELEKEEMLTPQFCLGSKGSGITEVLCEHKKNVTVPFAHGRCERCYSDFVKLSGGLDGGSEPPAFQHAERERLAAKRAAEDSKFSMSNEVENNGTEPEEGGNTESAMGSKNVQISGSEQIGAPVEHNVTCDMYTAWIIWVLMIMTIH